One stretch of Nicotiana tabacum cultivar K326 chromosome 18, ASM71507v2, whole genome shotgun sequence DNA includes these proteins:
- the LOC107796018 gene encoding uncharacterized protein LOC107796018 produces MYKTRSLIKLSHSFIVWSSHYLLNNDYGRILRRPFLSRTYSKPKSPIQKHIQSKPHLESTTRQSICSFNKMIMTLGRQGKVIEARKVFDEMPRRDVVSYASMITVYLKHKDLPKAERLFYSMPERNVVSDSAMVHAYAKVGRLDEARRIFERMPDRNVYAWTSLISGYFQNRRVDEARKLLQEMPEKNVVTWTTAMVGFAQNGLITEARRIFDQIPQKNVIVWTAMIKAYVEDSQVDQALELFDKMPERNLYSWNVMIQGCLHDNRVNKALELFNAMPWKNAVSWTTIVTGLARNGLIELAREYFDQMPNKDPAAWNAMITAYVDEGLVSTANELFDLMPNKDIVSWNVMIDGYAKSGLEGEALKCFILMLRSGLRPNQTTLTSVVTSCVGILELLQAHVLVLLLGFDQDTSLNNALVTMYSRCGDINSSLITFENLKVKDVVSWTAMILAYANHGLGNQALQAFAQMLRSGNKPDEITFVGLLSACSHAGLVKKGRKFFESMRHAYGLKPRAEHYCCLVDILGRGKLVDEAMKVVHEMPPEECDGAVLGALLGACKLHGDVGVANQICDEIVEREPGNSGAYVLMANAYAASGRWGDFAQVRKKMKERNVKKVPGISEIEVNGKNHIFFVGDKSHPEKKEIYILLKDNLLPLMQEMI; encoded by the coding sequence ATGTATAAAACCAGAAGTTTGATTAAATTAAGCCACTCTTTTATAGTTTGGAGTTCACATTATTTGCTGAATAATGATTATGGCCGCATTTTGAGGCGTCCATTCCTTTCAAGAACATATTCAAAACCAAAATCACCTATTCAAAAACATATACAGTCAAAACCCCACTTAGAATCTACCACAAGACAGTCCATTTGTAGCTTTAACAAAATGATTATGACATTAGGCCGTCAAGGCAAAGTTATAGAAGCTAGGAAGGTGTTCGACGAAATGCCTCGAAGAGATGTTGTTTCTTATGCTTCAATGATTACTGTTTATTTAAAACATAAGGATCTTCCTAAAGCTGAGAGGTTGTTTTATTCCATGCCTGAGAGAAATGTAGTGTCTGATTCTGCTATGGTTCATGCATATGCTAAAGTTGGCAGACTCGATGAGGCTCGAAGAATCTTTGAGCGAATGCCTGATAGAAACGTTTATGCGTGGACCAGTTTGATTTCTGGGTATTTTCAGAACCGTAGAGTGGATGAAGCTCGAAAGTTGCTTCAAGAAATGCCTGAGAAAAATGTGGTTACCTGGACTACAGCAATGGTGGGCTTTGCTCAAAATGGTTTGATTACTGAGGCACGACGTATTTTTGATCAGATTCCTCAGAAAAATGTCATTGTTTGGACGGCGATGATCAAGGCTTATGTTGAAGATAGTCAGGTGGATCAAGCTCTTGAGCTCTTTGATAAGATGCCTGAACGTAATTTATATTCTTGGAATGTTATGATTCAAGGTTGTTTACATGATAACAGGGTGAACAAAGCTTTGGAACTATTTAACGCAATGCCATGGAAAAATGCAGTTTCTTGGACAACTATCGTTACTGGTCTTGCGAGAAATGGGTTGATAGAATTGGCAAGAGAGTACTTTGATCAAATGCCAAATAAGGATCCAGCTGCGTGGAACGCTATGATAACGGCCTATGTTGATGAAGGTCTAGTGTCTACGGCCAATGAACTTTTTGATTTGATGCCTAATAAAGATATTGTAAGTTGGAATGTAATGATTGACGGGTACGCAAAAAGTGGCCTTGAGGGTGAAGCATTGAAGTGTTTCATTCTCATGCTTCGGTCGGGCTTAAGGCCTAATCAGACTACTCTTACCAGTGTAGTGACCTCGTGTGTGGGCATCTTGGAGTTATTGCAAGCACATGTTCTTGTTTTACTGCTAGGATTTGACCAAGACACTTCGCTTAATAATGCTCTCGTCACCATGTACTCCAGATGTGGAGATATAAACTCATCATTGATCACTTTTGAGAATCTCAAAGTAAAGGATGTTGTTTCATGGACTGCAATGATACTGGCATATGCTAATCATGGTCTTGGAAACCAAGCATTACAAGCCTTCGCGCAAATGCTAAGGTCCGGTAACAAGCCAGATGAGATCACTTTTGTGGGACTTTTGTCAGCTTGTAGTCATGCCGGTCTTGTTAAGAAAGGTCGAAAGTTTTTCGAGTCTATGAGACACGCCTATGGTTTAAAACCGAGGGCTGAGCATTATTGTTGCCTTGTCGACATTTTAGGTCGTGGTAAGTTAGTTGATGAGGCTATGAAGGTGGTGCACGAGATGCCTCCGGAGGAATGTGATGGTGCTGTTCTAGGGGCTTTACTCGGCGCTTGCAAGTTGCACGGAGATGTTGGAGTAGCGAACCAGATCTGCGATGAAATAGTAGAGCGCGAACCAGGTAACTCAGGAGCTTATGTACTAATGGCAAATGCTTATGCTGCTTCTGGGAGATGGGGTGATTTTGCGCAAGtaagaaagaaaatgaaggagAGAAATGTGAAGAAAGTACCCGGTATTAGTGAAATAGAAGTCAATGGGAAAAATCACATATTTTTTGTGGGAGACAAGTCTCACCCCGAGAAGAAGGAGATTTACATCTTGCTTAAAGACAATTTATTGCCTCTAATGCAAGAGATGATTTAG